In the genome of Triticum urartu cultivar G1812 chromosome 5, Tu2.1, whole genome shotgun sequence, one region contains:
- the LOC125506033 gene encoding transcription factor JUNGBRUNNEN 1-like, translating to MVAKAKMSAMELEMEKVMSDGEVVLGGAGDEEDDVVLPGYRFHPTDEELVTFYLRRKVARKSLRIEVIREMDIYKHDPWDLPKASTVGGEKEWYFFCLRGRKYRNSIRPNRVTSSGFWKATGIDRPIYSAGGSGSGVSVGLKKSLVYYRGSAGKGTKTDWMMHEFRLPPAAATNASPSMQEAEVWTICRIFRRTITYRKQQQPWRPAPAPSAADSSSNTGSFQSSEASDEYMNCLQAPAPAAPYIPQQQQQHQYVSQTSTVDSGNFLYEDNMHNQQFQGEWNAAPAAPVPEQKQQNPLSTAVALHQNDHSHAVAANDFYKVEGYLEEIARMLEVTDSAGLYDYRS from the exons ATGGTGGCCAAGGCGAAGATGAGCGCCATGGAGTTGGAGATGGAGAAGGTGATGAGCGACGGGGAGGTGGTGCTCGGCGGCGCCGGGGACGAGGAGGACGACGTGGTGCTGCCGGGGTACCGGTTCCACCCCACCGACGAGGAGCTGGTCACCTTCTACCTCCGCCGCAAGGTGGCCAGGAAGTCGCTCCGCATCGAGGTCATCCGGGAGATGGACATCTACAAGCACGACCCATGGGATCTCCCCA AGGCGAGCACGGTTGGTGGGGAGAAAGAGTGGTACTTCTTCTGCCTCAGGGGGAGGAAGTACCGGAACAGCATCCGGCCCAACCGGGTCACAAGCTCCGGCTTCTGGAAGGCCACGGGCATCGACCGGCCCATCTACTCCGCCGGCGGCTCCGGCTCCGGCGTGTCCGTTGGGCTGAAGAAATCCCTCGTCTACTACCGCGGCAGTGCTGGCAAGGGCACCAAGACCGACTGGATGATGCACGAGTTCCGCCTACCGCCGGCCGCGGCCACCAACGCCTCCCCGAGCATGCAGGAAGCG GAGGTGTGGAccatctgcaggatcttcaggaGGACCATCACCTACCGGAAGCAGCAGCAGccgtggaggccggcgcccgcGCCGTCCGCCGCCGACTCGAGCTCCAACACGGGGAGCTTTCAGTCGTCCGAGGCCAGCGACGAATACATGAACTGCCTGCAGGCTCCGGCACCCGCCGCTCCGTACATCccccagcagcagcagcagcaccagTACGTCAGTCAGACGAGCACGGTGGACAGCGGCAATTTCCTCTACGAGGACAACATGCACAACCAGCAGTTCCAGGGGGAATGGAACGCCGCACCCGCCGCGCCGGTGCCGGAGCAGAAACAGCAGAATCCATTGTCGACGGCCGTCGCCCTCCACCAGAATGACCATAGCCACGCCGTCGCCGCGAACGATTTCTACAAGGTCGAGGGGTACTTGGAGGAGATCGCTAGGATGTTGGAGGTCACCGATTCGGCAGGGCTTTACGACTACAGATCATAA